A region of Vitis vinifera cultivar Pinot Noir 40024 chromosome 13, ASM3070453v1 DNA encodes the following proteins:
- the LOC100254649 gene encoding CASP-like protein 5A2: MNVSHPAVHPIEAPPLTDAANGAPRARMKDIQGMPGTLGGLVLRFFQFAFAAVSLCVMATTSDFPSVTAFCYLVAAVSLQSLWSLSLAIVDIYALLVRRCLRNSRIVSLFTVGDGITSTLTFAAACASAGITVLIGNDLDNCAVNHCTRFETATAMAFLSWFAVSPSFLLNFWSLASK, translated from the exons ATGAATGTAAGCCACCCTGCGGTGCACCCAATTGAGGCACCTCCGCTCACCGATGCCGCCAACGGTGCGCCGAGGGCGCGGATGAAGGACATCCAAGGCATGCCGGGCACTCTTGGAGGCCTGGTGTTGCGATTCTTCCAGTTCGCGTTTGCGGCAGTGTCGCTGTGTGTCATGGCCACCACCAGCGATTTCCCCTCTGTCACCGCCTTCTG CTACCTTGTTGCTGCTGTCAGCTTGCAAAGCTTGTGGAGCCTTTCTCTTGCCATTGTTGATATATATGCACTTTTAGTGAGGCGCTGCTTGCGAAATTCCAGAATTGTCAGCTTATTTACAGTGGGTGATGGG ATTACTTCGACACTTACATTTGCTGCAGCCTGTGCATCTGCTGGTATAACAGTCCTTATTGGCAATGATCTTGATAACTGTGCTGTGAACCACTGCACCAGATTTGAAACAGCTACAGCAATGGCCTTCCTCAGTTGGTTTGCGGTCTCACCATCATTTCTCTTGAATTTCTGGTCACTGGCATCCAAGTGA